A stretch of Carnobacteriaceae bacterium zg-C25 DNA encodes these proteins:
- the rpsA gene encoding 30S ribosomal protein S1: MSEFLDALNSTLEVNVGDLVQGEVITIQDNKQVIVGIVGAGVEGVIPAKELSATPVEALEDVVSVGDVLDLVVVSTIREKENDGGSFLLSKRRVDARKVWSDIEAKFENGELVEGTVKDVVKGGLVVDLGVRGFVPASLVSDRFVRDLSQFKGQTLTFQIVECIPAENKLVLSRKELVAAQKAEQLSKALSNIEADTVVEGTVSRLTNFGAFIDLGGVDGLVHVSEISHAHVKNPASVLTVGDKVNVKVLSVDEQAGRVSLSIKATTKAPWEVAAEQIAQGDTVEGVVKRLTDFGAFVEVLPGVEGLVHVSQISHERVNVPNEVLTVGQTITALVQELRLAEQRMSLSMKALIERPVREVEQVDSQEDDFEYVADDTTVTLGDVLGDQLQVTE, from the coding sequence ATGTCAGAATTTTTAGACGCTTTGAACAGTACGTTAGAAGTTAATGTGGGTGATTTAGTACAAGGAGAAGTGATTACAATTCAAGATAACAAACAAGTTATCGTTGGTATTGTAGGTGCTGGTGTTGAAGGTGTTATACCAGCAAAAGAATTATCTGCTACACCAGTTGAAGCACTAGAAGATGTTGTTTCAGTAGGAGATGTTTTAGATTTAGTTGTTGTGTCAACAATTCGTGAAAAAGAAAACGATGGTGGTAGCTTCTTGTTATCTAAACGTCGTGTAGACGCACGTAAAGTGTGGAGCGATATTGAAGCAAAATTTGAAAATGGTGAATTAGTTGAAGGAACCGTTAAAGACGTTGTCAAAGGTGGTTTGGTTGTTGATTTAGGTGTACGTGGATTTGTACCAGCCTCTTTAGTATCAGACCGTTTTGTTCGTGACTTATCACAATTTAAAGGTCAAACTCTAACATTCCAAATTGTTGAATGTATCCCTGCTGAAAATAAATTAGTATTGTCACGTAAAGAATTAGTAGCAGCACAAAAAGCTGAACAATTAAGTAAAGCATTAAGCAATATTGAAGCGGATACAGTGGTTGAAGGAACTGTATCACGTCTAACTAATTTTGGTGCATTTATTGATTTAGGTGGTGTCGACGGTTTAGTACACGTATCTGAAATTTCTCATGCGCACGTTAAAAATCCTGCATCTGTATTAACTGTTGGTGATAAAGTAAACGTTAAAGTTTTATCAGTTGATGAACAAGCTGGACGCGTATCATTATCAATTAAAGCAACAACAAAAGCACCTTGGGAAGTTGCCGCAGAACAAATTGCTCAAGGCGATACAGTTGAAGGTGTTGTAAAACGTTTAACAGACTTTGGCGCGTTTGTTGAAGTGTTACCTGGAGTTGAAGGTTTAGTTCACGTATCACAAATTTCTCATGAACGTGTTAATGTACCAAATGAAGTGTTGACGGTTGGTCAAACCATTACAGCACTTGTACAAGAGTTACGTTTAGCTGAACAACGTATGTCATTAAGCATGAAAGCGTTGATTGAGCGTCCTGTACGTGAAGTTGAACAAGTTGATAGCCAAGAAGATGACTTTGAGTATGTTGCTGATGATACAACTGTAACACTTGGAGATGTTTTAGGCGATCAATTACAAGTTACTGAATAA